The uncultured Hyphomonas sp. genome includes a window with the following:
- the rpsH gene encoding 30S ribosomal protein S8: MNISDPLGDMLTRIRNAQMRGMSTVVTPASKLRGRVLEVLLSEGYIRGYTEIEKDGHKNLEIELKYYEGQPVISEIKRVSKPGRRVYSSVSDIPLVRNGLGISILSTSKGVMSDNVARTENVGGEVLCRVF, translated from the coding sequence ATGAACATTTCTGATCCCCTCGGCGATATGCTCACCCGCATCCGCAACGCTCAGATGCGCGGCATGTCGACTGTTGTCACGCCGGCTTCAAAGCTCCGTGGCCGTGTGCTGGAGGTTCTCCTGTCGGAGGGCTACATCCGCGGCTACACGGAAATCGAGAAAGACGGTCACAAGAACCTGGAAATCGAGCTCAAGTACTATGAAGGCCAGCCGGTCATCTCGGAGATCAAACGTGTCTCCAAGCCCGGCCGCCGCGTGTACTCTTCGGTCTCCGACATTCCGCTGGTGCGTAACGGCCTCGGCATCTCCATCCTTTCGACCTCGAAAGGTGTGATGTCCGATAACGTTGCCCGCACTGAGAATGTCGGCGGCGAAGTGCTCTGCCGGGTCTTCTAG
- the rpsN gene encoding 30S ribosomal protein S14 has product MAKKSAIEKNAKRQKLVERYAEKRAKLKAAAMDENLSLEERYKARLKLAELPRNSAPNRVRNRCEVSGRPRGYYRKLKMSRIALRELGSNGQIPGLVKSSW; this is encoded by the coding sequence ATGGCAAAGAAGAGCGCAATCGAGAAAAACGCGAAACGCCAGAAACTGGTGGAGCGCTACGCTGAGAAGCGCGCAAAGCTGAAAGCGGCGGCGATGGATGAAAACCTGTCGCTGGAAGAGCGCTACAAGGCTCGCCTCAAACTGGCTGAGCTGCCGCGCAACTCCGCACCGAACCGCGTGCGTAATCGCTGCGAAGTGTCCGGCCGTCCGCGCGGATACTATCGCAAACTTAAAATGTCGCGGATCGCGCTGCGCGAGCTTGGCTCGAACGGTCAGATCCCCGGCCTCGTGAAGTCCAGCTGGTAA
- the rplE gene encoding 50S ribosomal protein L5: MSKAYEPRLKTKYREQIRAKLQDQFNYSNPMMVPKLDKVVINMGVGEAVADSKKIKSALAELERIAGQKPVATKARKSIAGFKLREGMLIGCKVTLRRDRMYEFLDRLTNIALPRVKDFRGLNGKSFDGRGNYAMGLKEHIVFPEINYDEVDDIRGMDIIVCTTAATNEEAKALLAECGFPFRN, from the coding sequence ATGTCTAAGGCATACGAACCCCGTCTGAAGACGAAGTACCGCGAGCAGATCCGTGCCAAGCTGCAGGATCAGTTCAACTACTCGAACCCGATGATGGTCCCGAAACTGGACAAGGTCGTGATCAATATGGGCGTCGGCGAAGCTGTGGCGGACTCCAAGAAGATCAAATCGGCCCTGGCCGAGCTTGAGCGGATCGCCGGCCAGAAGCCGGTGGCCACAAAGGCCCGCAAGTCGATCGCTGGCTTCAAGCTCCGCGAAGGCATGCTGATCGGCTGCAAGGTCACCCTGCGCCGTGACCGCATGTACGAGTTCCTCGACCGTCTGACCAACATCGCCCTGCCGCGCGTGAAAGACTTCCGTGGTCTGAACGGCAAGAGCTTCGATGGCCGTGGCAACTACGCCATGGGTCTCAAGGAGCACATCGTGTTTCCGGAGATCAACTACGACGAAGTCGATGACATCCGCGGTATGGACATCATCGTCTGCACCACCGCCGCAACGAACGAAGAAGCCAAAGCACTCCTCGCCGAGTGTGGCTTCCCGTTCCGCAACTAG
- the rplX gene encoding 50S ribosomal protein L24, which yields MAAKIKKGDTVVVIAGRDKGTTGEVLKVIPDENRVVVRGVNVVKRHQKPSQADAGGLKTFEAPVHVSNVALTDPRDGKAVRVGFKTDEHGRKTRYAKRSGESIDV from the coding sequence ATGGCTGCGAAGATCAAGAAGGGCGACACGGTTGTCGTGATCGCCGGCCGCGACAAGGGCACCACGGGCGAAGTCCTGAAGGTGATCCCGGATGAGAACCGCGTCGTCGTGCGCGGCGTGAACGTTGTGAAACGTCACCAGAAACCGTCCCAGGCAGATGCCGGCGGTCTGAAGACGTTTGAAGCACCGGTTCACGTCTCGAACGTGGCGCTCACCGATCCGCGCGATGGCAAGGCCGTCCGCGTGGGATTCAAAACCGACGAGCATGGCCGCAAGACGCGCTATGCCAAACGCTCTGGGGAATCTATCGATGTCTAA
- the rplN gene encoding 50S ribosomal protein L14, which produces MIQMQTNLRVADNSGARRVQCIKVLGGAGRRYASVGDVIVVSVKEAIPTGRVKKGDVRKAVVVRVAKDINRPDGSTIRFDTNAAVLINNNGEPIGTRVFGPVPRELRGKNQVKIANMAPEVL; this is translated from the coding sequence ATGATCCAGATGCAGACCAACCTGCGGGTGGCTGACAACTCCGGCGCGCGCCGCGTCCAGTGCATCAAGGTGCTGGGTGGCGCAGGCCGTCGTTATGCCTCCGTTGGTGACGTGATCGTGGTCTCCGTAAAGGAAGCGATCCCGACCGGCCGCGTGAAGAAGGGTGACGTCCGCAAGGCCGTTGTCGTTCGCGTGGCGAAAGACATCAACCGCCCGGACGGCTCCACCATTCGTTTCGACACGAACGCCGCCGTCCTGATCAACAACAATGGCGAGCCGATCGGCACCCGTGTGTTCGGCCCGGTTCCGCGTGAACTGCGCGGCAAGAACCAGGTCAAGATCGCCAACATGGCCCCGGAGGTCTTGTAA
- the rpsQ gene encoding 30S ribosomal protein S17, which yields MPKRIMEGVVVSAKQNKTAIVRVERTFTHPVMKKIVRRSKKYHAHDEGNVAVEGQTVTIQECTPKSKLKRWELVTGEGSDA from the coding sequence ATGCCCAAGCGTATCATGGAAGGCGTCGTGGTCTCCGCCAAGCAGAACAAGACCGCAATCGTCCGCGTCGAACGGACCTTCACCCACCCGGTGATGAAGAAGATCGTTCGCCGCTCGAAGAAGTATCACGCTCACGACGAAGGCAATGTCGCCGTCGAGGGGCAGACTGTCACCATTCAAGAGTGCACGCCGAAGTCCAAACTGAAGCGTTGGGAACTCGTTACCGGCGAAGGGAGTGACGCATGA
- the rpmC gene encoding 50S ribosomal protein L29, which yields MARKTKARLDDMKAKSADQLKDDLVKLKKEQFNLRFQAATGQLEKTSRVTEVRRDIARVKTLMREKAQAGKA from the coding sequence ATGGCTCGCAAGACCAAAGCACGCCTCGACGACATGAAGGCGAAATCGGCTGACCAGCTCAAAGATGATCTGGTGAAGCTGAAAAAGGAACAGTTCAACCTGCGCTTCCAGGCGGCCACCGGCCAACTGGAAAAAACTTCCCGTGTCACTGAAGTCCGCCGCGACATTGCTCGCGTCAAGACTTTGATGCGCGAGAAGGCTCAGGCCGGTAAGGCGTAA
- the rplP gene encoding 50S ribosomal protein L16, giving the protein MRQPKRTKFRKAFKGQIRGNSKAGFSLAFGEFGLKALEPERVTARQIEATRRAITREMKRQGKVWIRVFPDVPVSAKPIEVRMGKGKGSVDRWVSRVAPGRILFEIDGVPEDIAREALRLGAAKLPIKTKIVKRIEGI; this is encoded by the coding sequence ATGCGTCAACCGAAACGAACCAAATTCCGCAAGGCCTTCAAAGGCCAGATCCGCGGGAACTCCAAGGCTGGTTTCTCGCTGGCATTCGGCGAGTTCGGCCTGAAGGCGCTCGAGCCGGAGCGCGTCACCGCGCGCCAGATCGAGGCAACCCGCCGTGCCATTACCCGCGAGATGAAGCGTCAGGGTAAAGTGTGGATCCGTGTTTTCCCGGATGTGCCTGTGTCGGCCAAGCCGATCGAGGTCCGGATGGGTAAAGGTAAGGGGTCGGTGGACCGTTGGGTTTCCCGCGTTGCGCCTGGCCGTATCCTGTTCGAGATCGACGGTGTGCCGGAAGACATTGCCCGTGAAGCCCTGCGCCTCGGCGCGGCCAAGCTTCCGATCAAAACCAAAATCGTCAAGCGTATCGAGGGGATCTGA
- the rpsC gene encoding 30S ribosomal protein S3 yields MGQKVNPIGLRLGINRTSDSRWYADTADYGRLLHEDIAIRKEIRKRLKQAGISKIIIERPHKKCLITIHTARPGLVIGKKGGDIETLRKDLSKMTEDEVRVNLVEIRKPEIDATLIADDIARQLERRASFRRTMKRAIQSAMRLGAEGVKIMVSGRLGGAEIARTEKYAEGSVPLHTLRADIDYGTAEAETTYGIIGIKVWVYKGEILEHDPMAQDKRLESSGQSRARANANQRGPATGAQTAGA; encoded by the coding sequence ATGGGTCAGAAAGTTAATCCGATCGGCCTGCGTCTCGGTATCAACCGGACGTCTGACAGCCGCTGGTACGCAGACACCGCCGACTATGGCCGTCTGCTGCACGAGGACATTGCGATCCGCAAGGAAATCCGCAAGCGCCTCAAGCAAGCCGGTATTTCGAAGATCATCATCGAGCGTCCGCACAAGAAGTGTCTCATCACGATCCACACGGCTCGTCCGGGTCTCGTGATCGGCAAGAAGGGCGGGGACATCGAGACGCTCCGCAAGGACCTGTCGAAGATGACCGAGGACGAAGTCCGCGTGAACCTCGTCGAAATCCGCAAGCCGGAAATCGATGCCACGCTGATCGCTGACGACATTGCACGCCAGCTCGAGCGCCGGGCCTCGTTCCGCCGCACGATGAAGCGCGCGATCCAGTCCGCCATGCGTCTCGGCGCTGAAGGTGTGAAGATCATGGTCTCCGGCCGTCTCGGCGGTGCAGAGATTGCCCGTACCGAGAAGTATGCTGAAGGGTCAGTGCCGCTGCACACGCTGCGCGCCGACATCGACTACGGCACTGCCGAAGCCGAAACCACCTACGGCATCATCGGGATCAAGGTCTGGGTCTACAAAGGCGAGATCCTCGAGCACGATCCGATGGCACAGGACAAGCGCCTGGAATCCTCCGGCCAGTCCCGTGCACGTGCAAATGCTAACCAGCGCGGCCCGGCAACGGGCGCACAGACCGCCGGAGCATAG
- the rplV gene encoding 50S ribosomal protein L22 has product MGKAKNPPKQASNESRAVLRMYRSSPQKLNLLAQQIRGLPVERALAELQFSPKRPAKDVRKLLQSAIANAENNHNLDIDSLVVAEAHVGKNLVMKRIRARARGRAAPIQKPFAQLTIVLRDTSMEAEAA; this is encoded by the coding sequence ATGGGTAAGGCCAAGAATCCTCCGAAGCAGGCATCGAACGAATCGCGCGCCGTTCTGCGCATGTACCGTTCCAGCCCGCAGAAGCTGAACCTGCTGGCACAGCAGATCCGCGGCCTTCCGGTCGAGCGGGCTCTGGCTGAGCTGCAGTTCTCTCCGAAACGTCCGGCCAAGGATGTTCGCAAGCTGCTGCAGAGCGCCATCGCGAACGCTGAGAACAACCATAACCTCGACATCGACAGCCTGGTCGTCGCCGAGGCCCACGTTGGCAAGAACCTGGTGATGAAGCGTATCCGGGCCCGTGCCCGCGGCCGCGCCGCACCGATCCAGAAACCCTTCGCGCAGCTCACCATCGTGCTGCGTGACACGAGCATGGAAGCGGAGGCTGCCTGA
- the rpsS gene encoding 30S ribosomal protein S19, protein MPRSVWKGPFVDGYLLKKAEEARSSEKRTVIKTWSRRSTIMPQFVGLNFQVHNGNKFIPVTVSEEMVGHKFGEFAPTRTYYGHGADKKAKRK, encoded by the coding sequence ATGCCCCGTTCTGTCTGGAAAGGCCCGTTCGTCGACGGCTACCTGCTGAAGAAGGCAGAGGAAGCCCGTTCCTCTGAGAAGCGCACCGTGATCAAGACCTGGTCGCGCCGCTCGACGATCATGCCGCAATTCGTTGGCCTGAACTTCCAGGTCCACAATGGCAACAAGTTCATCCCCGTCACCGTTTCGGAAGAAATGGTCGGTCACAAATTCGGCGAGTTCGCTCCGACCCGTACCTATTACGGCCACGGCGCGGACAAGAAAGCGAAGAGGAAGTAA
- the rplB gene encoding 50S ribosomal protein L2 — MALKTFNPTSPGRRQLVLVDRSGLHKGKPVKALTEGLTKKGGRNNKGRITARRIGGGAKKLYRKVDFKRNRWDVPATVERLEYDPNRTAFIALIKYEDGQLSYIVAPQRLEVGDTVITSATADIKPGNTLPLKNIPVGTIIHNIELKPQKGAQMVRSAGTYAQLVGRDGGYAQIKLASGELRMVMDTCLATVGAVSNPDNMNQVLSKAGRKRHLGKRPSVRGVVMNPVDHPHGGGEGKSSGGRHPVTPWGKKTRGPKTRKNKATDRLIIRRRNAKR, encoded by the coding sequence ATGGCACTGAAGACATTCAATCCGACTTCGCCCGGCCGCCGCCAGCTTGTTCTGGTCGACCGTTCGGGGCTCCACAAGGGTAAGCCGGTCAAGGCGCTCACCGAGGGCCTGACCAAGAAGGGCGGACGCAACAACAAAGGCCGTATCACGGCTCGCCGTATCGGCGGTGGCGCGAAGAAGCTGTACCGTAAGGTCGACTTCAAGCGGAACCGCTGGGACGTTCCGGCGACTGTCGAGCGCCTGGAATACGATCCGAACCGCACGGCCTTCATCGCGCTGATCAAGTATGAAGACGGCCAGCTGTCCTACATCGTCGCGCCGCAGCGCCTCGAAGTCGGTGACACCGTGATCACTTCGGCAACGGCTGACATCAAGCCGGGCAACACGCTGCCGCTGAAGAACATCCCGGTTGGTACGATCATCCACAACATCGAGCTGAAGCCGCAGAAGGGTGCCCAGATGGTCCGCTCTGCCGGTACCTACGCCCAGCTCGTTGGCCGCGACGGTGGCTATGCCCAGATCAAGCTTGCTTCGGGTGAGCTGCGCATGGTGATGGACACCTGCCTGGCCACGGTCGGCGCTGTGTCCAACCCGGACAACATGAACCAGGTTCTCTCCAAGGCTGGCCGCAAGCGCCACCTCGGCAAGCGCCCGTCGGTTCGTGGTGTCGTGATGAACCCGGTCGACCACCCGCACGGTGGTGGTGAGGGCAAGTCCTCCGGTGGCCGTCACCCGGTGACGCCGTGGGGTAAGAAGACCCGCGGTCCGAAGACCCGTAAAAACAAGGCAACGGATCGTCTGATCATCCGTCGCCGTAACGCGAAACGCTAA
- a CDS encoding 50S ribosomal protein L23, translated as MADVQPHHYDVLRRPLITEKSTLVAEHNKIVFEVAIDADKKQIKDAVEALFKVDVTKVNTILQKGKTKRFRGYAGRRNDIKKAIVTLAEGQSVDITTGL; from the coding sequence ATGGCTGACGTGCAACCCCATCACTATGACGTCCTGCGCCGTCCTCTCATCACCGAGAAGTCGACGCTGGTCGCTGAGCACAACAAGATCGTGTTCGAAGTCGCCATCGATGCCGACAAGAAGCAGATCAAGGACGCTGTCGAAGCCCTGTTCAAGGTCGACGTGACCAAGGTCAACACGATCCTCCAGAAGGGCAAGACCAAGCGCTTCCGTGGCTATGCTGGTCGTCGCAACGACATCAAAAAAGCCATTGTGACGCTTGCTGAAGGCCAGTCTGTCGACATCACGACGGGCCTGTAA
- the rplD gene encoding 50S ribosomal protein L4, whose translation MELAVKTLAGKAAGNITVDDAIFGIDDIRDDILQRTVRWQLARRQAGTHKTKSRGEVNRTTKKYIRQKGSGGARHGSRNAPIFVGGGIAHGPRVRSHAHDLPKKVRKMALAHALSSKVKGEAILVLDEAVLTSAKTKELAGQFAGLGIENALIISGSAVDENFAKAARNIPNIDVLPVAGLNVYDILRRKTLVITKEAAEGIQARFDGSKEA comes from the coding sequence ATGGAACTCGCAGTCAAAACCCTGGCTGGCAAGGCTGCCGGCAATATCACGGTCGACGATGCGATCTTCGGCATTGACGATATTCGCGACGACATCCTGCAGCGCACCGTTCGCTGGCAGCTCGCGCGTCGTCAGGCCGGTACGCACAAGACTAAGTCGCGTGGTGAAGTGAACCGCACGACCAAGAAGTACATCCGCCAGAAAGGTTCCGGCGGCGCACGTCATGGCTCGCGTAACGCACCGATCTTCGTCGGTGGCGGTATCGCTCACGGCCCGCGCGTTCGCAGCCACGCCCACGACCTGCCGAAGAAGGTCCGCAAGATGGCTCTGGCTCATGCGCTGTCTTCGAAAGTCAAAGGTGAGGCGATCCTCGTTCTGGACGAAGCTGTGCTGACCTCTGCCAAGACCAAGGAGCTGGCTGGCCAGTTCGCAGGACTCGGCATCGAGAACGCTCTGATCATTTCGGGTTCTGCCGTTGACGAGAACTTCGCCAAAGCGGCTCGGAACATCCCGAACATCGACGTCCTGCCGGTCGCCGGCCTGAACGTTTACGACATTCTGCGCCGCAAGACGCTGGTCATCACCAAGGAAGCTGCCGAGGGTATCCAGGCACGCTTCGACGGATCGAAGGAGGCCTGA
- the rpsJ gene encoding 30S ribosomal protein S10 yields the protein MERQNIRIRLKAFDHRALDMSAKEIVNTAKRTGAEVKGPIPLPTRIERFTVNRSPHIDKKSREQFEIRTHKRILDIVDPTPQTVDALMKLDLSSGVGIEIKLEGGR from the coding sequence ATGGAACGACAAAATATCCGGATCAGGCTGAAAGCCTTCGATCACCGCGCCCTCGACATGTCGGCGAAAGAGATCGTGAACACGGCAAAGCGCACGGGCGCTGAAGTCAAAGGCCCGATCCCGCTGCCGACACGTATTGAGCGCTTCACCGTGAACCGCTCCCCCCATATCGACAAAAAATCCCGCGAACAGTTCGAGATCCGCACGCACAAGCGCATTCTCGATATCGTGGACCCGACCCCGCAGACCGTCGACGCGCTGATGAAGCTCGACCTGTCCTCCGGCGTCGGCATCGAAATCAAGCTTGAGGGAGGCCGTTAA
- a CDS encoding glycosyltransferase family 2 protein, with protein MNTVRKVEANWPEHVEKPEEGVGAFELLKHLRSEFEGQAASELELTILMPCLNEAETLATCIRKARDYLDRAGIKGEVLIADNGSTDGSQQIAKEEGARVQPVSARGYGAALIGGIRAARGKYIIMGDADDSYDFSSLDAFVWELREGAQLVMGNRFQGGIAPGAMPFLHRMLGNPVLSFIGRLFFKIPVGDFHCGLRGFNRDAIRDLKLSSPGMEFASEMVVKASLNELDIREVPTTLSPDGRTRAPHLRTWRDGWRHLRFLLLHSPKWLFGVPGTTLLGAGLVGITALIGGPLEIAGIRFDLLTLVASCFSVILGVQLLTFSLLTRVYAGEYGVLPKSKHLDRILPFLTLERQLQLAAVLCVAGLAGAGVAFSGWASSGFGDIVGNSTLRWFSLSLTSVAISVQLAAAAFLASFIRLPQSGK; from the coding sequence ATGAATACAGTCAGAAAAGTCGAAGCGAACTGGCCGGAACACGTTGAAAAGCCGGAAGAAGGCGTCGGCGCATTCGAACTCCTCAAGCATCTGCGGTCCGAATTCGAAGGCCAGGCGGCCAGCGAACTTGAGCTGACGATCCTGATGCCATGCCTGAACGAGGCCGAAACCCTTGCGACCTGCATCCGCAAGGCACGCGACTATCTGGATCGCGCGGGGATCAAAGGCGAAGTCCTGATCGCCGACAATGGAAGCACCGACGGTTCGCAGCAGATCGCCAAGGAAGAAGGCGCCCGGGTTCAGCCGGTCTCCGCGCGCGGCTATGGGGCCGCGCTGATCGGTGGCATCCGCGCCGCCCGCGGCAAGTATATCATCATGGGCGACGCCGATGATTCCTATGACTTCTCCAGCCTCGACGCATTTGTCTGGGAGCTGCGCGAAGGCGCCCAGCTCGTCATGGGGAATCGCTTCCAGGGCGGCATTGCCCCCGGGGCCATGCCTTTCCTTCACCGGATGCTCGGCAATCCGGTCCTTTCCTTTATTGGCCGCCTGTTCTTCAAGATCCCGGTCGGTGACTTCCATTGCGGCCTGCGCGGCTTCAACCGCGACGCCATTCGCGACCTGAAGCTCTCAAGCCCGGGCATGGAGTTCGCCAGCGAGATGGTGGTGAAAGCCTCGCTCAACGAACTCGATATCCGCGAAGTGCCGACCACCCTGTCCCCGGACGGCCGGACGCGCGCCCCTCATCTGCGCACATGGCGCGATGGCTGGCGCCATCTTCGCTTTCTCCTGCTGCACAGCCCGAAATGGCTGTTCGGTGTGCCCGGCACCACCCTGCTCGGCGCTGGCCTTGTCGGTATCACTGCCCTCATCGGCGGTCCGCTGGAGATCGCCGGCATCCGGTTCGACCTGCTGACCCTGGTGGCATCCTGCTTCTCGGTGATCCTCGGCGTCCAGCTGCTGACCTTCTCCCTGCTCACCCGGGTTTATGCCGGTGAGTATGGTGTCCTGCCGAAGTCGAAACACCTCGACCGGATCCTCCCGTTCCTCACGCTGGAACGGCAGCTTCAGCTGGCGGCGGTGCTTTGCGTGGCGGGCCTGGCTGGTGCGGGCGTCGCGTTCTCCGGCTGGGCCTCTTCCGGCTTTGGCGACATCGTCGGCAATTCAACGCTGCGCTGGTTCTCCCTGTCACTGACCTCCGTCGCGATCAGCGTCCAGCTCGCCGCCGCCGCCTTCCTGGCCTCCTTCATCCGCCTGCCGCAATCGGGCAAGTAA
- the tuf gene encoding elongation factor Tu translates to MGKAKFERNKPHVNIGTIGHVDHGKTTLTAAISMTLAAASGGESKSYADIDSAPEEKARGITINTAHVEYETENRHYAHVDCPGHADYVKNMITGAAQMDGAILVVNAADGPMPQTREHILLARQVGVPALVVFLNKVDQVDDEELLELVEMEVRELLSSYEFPGDDIPIIAGSALAAVEGRDDNIGKDKVLELMAAVDEYIPTPERPLDKPFLMPVEDVFSISGRGTVVTGRVEQGILKVGDEIEIVGIRDTTKTTCTGVEMFRKLLDQGQAGDNIGALLRGVDREGVERGQVLCKPGSITPHTKFEAEAYILTKEEGGRHTPFFTNYRPQFYFRTTDVTGVVTLPADKEMVLPGDNVKMDVELIQPIAMDQGLRFAIREGGRTVGAGVVSAIKD, encoded by the coding sequence ATGGGCAAGGCAAAGTTTGAGCGTAACAAGCCGCACGTGAACATCGGCACGATTGGCCACGTTGACCACGGCAAGACGACGCTGACGGCAGCGATTTCGATGACGCTTGCGGCAGCATCCGGCGGCGAGTCGAAATCCTATGCGGACATTGACTCCGCACCGGAAGAGAAAGCACGCGGTATCACGATCAACACCGCACACGTGGAATACGAGACGGAAAACCGTCACTACGCCCACGTCGACTGCCCCGGACACGCTGACTATGTGAAGAACATGATCACCGGTGCGGCCCAGATGGACGGTGCGATCCTGGTTGTGAACGCGGCTGACGGCCCGATGCCGCAGACGCGTGAGCACATCCTGCTTGCCCGCCAGGTCGGCGTGCCGGCACTGGTCGTGTTCCTGAACAAGGTTGACCAGGTCGACGACGAAGAGCTGCTTGAGCTCGTCGAGATGGAAGTCCGCGAACTGCTGTCGTCCTACGAATTCCCGGGCGACGACATTCCGATCATTGCCGGTTCTGCCCTCGCAGCCGTTGAAGGCCGCGACGACAACATCGGTAAGGACAAGGTCCTCGAGCTGATGGCAGCTGTGGATGAGTACATCCCGACGCCGGAACGTCCGCTGGACAAGCCGTTCCTGATGCCGGTCGAAGACGTGTTCTCGATTTCCGGCCGCGGTACGGTTGTGACCGGCCGTGTCGAGCAGGGCATCCTGAAAGTGGGCGACGAGATCGAAATCGTCGGTATCCGCGACACCACGAAGACGACCTGTACGGGCGTTGAAATGTTCCGCAAGCTGCTCGACCAGGGCCAGGCTGGCGACAATATCGGTGCGCTGCTGCGCGGTGTGGACCGTGAAGGCGTTGAGCGGGGCCAGGTGCTTTGCAAGCCGGGTTCGATCACGCCGCACACGAAGTTCGAAGCCGAAGCCTACATCCTGACCAAGGAAGAAGGCGGCCGTCACACGCCGTTCTTCACCAACTACCGTCCGCAGTTCTACTTCCGTACGACGGACGTGACGGGTGTTGTGACGCTTCCGGCCGACAAGGAAATGGTCCTGCCGGGCGACAATGTGAAAATGGACGTTGAGCTGATCCAGCCGATCGCCATGGACCAGGGTCTGCGCTTCGCTATCCGCGAAGGTGGCCGCACGGTCGGCGCCGGCGTCGTCTCGGCTATTAAAGACTAA